A single genomic interval of Lucilia cuprina isolate Lc7/37 chromosome 2, ASM2204524v1, whole genome shotgun sequence harbors:
- the LOC111689404 gene encoding X-ray repair cross-complementing protein 5: MAYNKEYMIFVLDVRQSTPEDFKQKSIKCCSEIMKRKICTAKKDYMSFVLVGTQRTFNDVNTNVCHDGYLNVTQYAGEMEIPSWQLLMNFYQFVNETATDKGEWLDALVVAFSMLKAGSENKKVQRLRLVLFYDFNDGINSYDCFEDVTKSLLEHNVDLIVVSPNIAYIDNEANDFLPQAIINSGKRSQQQVENEKYALRLVPECNAKLSNLKQAEFFISKSDNKRPWTWNSELRIGTKINIRITGIIAAKNECTIKLKKVWNEDDEVLTREWGYSINGNRITPNEDDLMEGYMLGGTPIPYDESANDDKIKLPIGLTFMGFIPRKSVYDEYYSGDTVYMIIHKRDDTRSAKIINALVRVLLKAERAILCWKVYSEKFNRPKMVILMPNEIKDDSPASFYMYDLAYYEQYHFFEFPKLASKKSECSKEQLDAIDNLIDSMDLTIETKDSQTPRETLEKDLLPFNNLPHIFEKNFMDLMERKILCKASEDDEFFEEILKDKNFAEIFWKVPEQIEEKAKDAAKEVKRVFPLKISNDWLEKAKAEEKIKMARLTQTLDEEASTSASQLSFDHVRSAAPAEDFELLLKACVFPIKNSTQRDVKFNHYASQMRAVIRDLIFKPESFAEINVDKIVAALNVYRKRCFIFNAFDDYNTWISSIKTEVVNRRMAKFWHEVIVRHELGLCFIGETSLDEQIKEKEFYSLEFSDSEVSASNVDAARMEMDDSDMDNLLANLP, encoded by the exons ATGGCTTATAATAAG GAATATATGATATTTGTTCTCGATGTTCGTCAAAGCACACCAGaggattttaaacaaaaatccataaaatgCTGTTCAGAAATTATGAAACGTAAA ATATGTACGGCAAAAAAGGATTATATGTCCTTTGTTTTGGTAGGCACTCAGCGTACCTTTAATGATGTCAATACAAATGTATGTCACGATGGCTATTTAAATGTCACTCAATATGCTGGAGAAATGGAAATACCTTCGTGGCAATTGCTTATGAATTTCTATCAGTTTGTCAATGAAACGGCAACAGATAAAGGAGAATGGTTAGATGCTTTAGTGGTGGCCTTTAGTATGTTAAAAGCTGGTTCGGA AAATAAGAAAGTACAACGTTTAAGATTGgtattattttatgattttaatgatGGTATTAATTCTTATGACTGCTTTGAGGATGTTACTAAAAGTCTATTGGAACACAATGTAGACTTGATAGTGGT TTCCCCTAATATTGCTTATATTGATAATGAAGCGAATGACTTTTTACCACAAGCCATAATTAATTCCGGCAAAAGATCTCAACAACaagttgaaaatgaaaaatatgcttTGCGTCTTGTACCCGAATGTAATGCAAAATTAAGTAACCTAAAACAGGCGGAATTTTTCATCTCCAAAAGTGATAATAAACGTCCATGGACCTGGAATAGTGAATTACGTATTGGTACAAAAATTAACATTAGAATAACCGGTATAATTGCGGCCAAAAATGAATGTACCATTAAGTTGAAAAAGGTATGGAATGAAGATGATGAGGTACTTACACGTGAATGGGGTTATTCTATAAATGGCAATAGAATTACACCAAATGAGGATGATTTAATGGAAGGTTATATGTTGGGTGGTACACCTATACCTTACGATGAATCAGCTAATGATGATAAAATTAAACTACCAATCGGTTTGACATTTATGGGTTTTATACCGCGTAAATCGGTGTATGATGAATATTACAGTGGTGATACTGTGTATATGATTATACACAAACGTGATGATACTAGATCGGCGAAAATAATTAATGCTTTAGTAAGGGTACTCTTGAAAGCGGAAAGAGCTATATTGTGTTGGAAAGTATACAGTGAAAAGTTTAATAGACCAAAGATGGTGATTCTGATGCCAAATGAG ATCAAAGATGACAGCCCTGCCTCATTCTACATGTACGATTTGGCTTACTATGAACAATATCATTTCTTTGAGTTTCCTAAATTGGCATCGAAAAAAAGTGAATGCTCTAAAGAGCAATTAGATGCCATTGATAATCTAATCGATAGTATGGACTTAACCATAGAAACTAAAGATTCCCAAACACCCAGAGAAACACTAGAGAAAGATTTACTGCCATTTAATAATTTACCTCATATTTTCGAGAAGAATTTTATGGATTTAATGGAACGTAAAATACTTTGTAAAGCCAGTGAAGATGATGAGTTCTTTGAGgaaatattaaaagataaaaattttgctGAAATCTTTTGGAAAGTACCCGAACAAATTGAGGAGAAGGCAAAAGATGCTGCCAAAGAAGTAAAACGTGTATTTCCCTTGAAAATAAGTAATGATTGGTTGGAGAAAGCTAAAGCtgaggaaaaaattaaaatggcgCGTCTAACACAAACACTAGATGAAGAGGCATCTACCTCGGCTAGTCAACTATCATTTGATCATGTACGTTCTGCCGCACCGGCTGAAGACTTTGAACTATTACTTAAAGCCTGTGTATTTCCCATCAAGAATAGTACACAGCGTGATGTTAAATTTAATCATTATGCCTCACAAATGCGTGCCGTTATCAGAGATTTGATATTTAAACCCGAATCATTTGCCGAAATTAATGTGGATAAAATAGTTGCAGCATTAAATGTCTATCGCAAGCGTTGTTTTATCTTTAATGCATTCGATGATTATAACACTTGGATCTCATCGATAAAAACCGAAGTTGTAAATCGTCGTATGGCCAAATTTTGGCATGAAGTCATTGTACGCCATGAGTTGGGTTTGTGTTTTATAGGCGAAACGTCGCTAGAtgaacaaattaaagaaaaggaATTCTATAGTTTGGAATTTAGCGATAGTGAAGTATCTGCTAGTAATGTTGATGCAGCGCGTATGGAAATGGATGATTCCGATATGGATAATTTGCTGGCAAATTTAccttaa
- the LOC111689405 gene encoding uncharacterized protein LOC111689405: protein MFSSLLRFKQTKLFVEFYQHFKINQTIEPVRPAAILIGRIMATKVDAEFANFEAKISLNNPVTDYVKLMDDKMKADVIMPNDVYDECWKKISAATREAVWKLLFEAGENTVQKEQLEKAAELLKMHKEDACFYQASDYNSWIVGVRDELLKRKMLEFWKNVVVQKELGPCWARDSDLFDDVDDPEPANFYKFADCEAPWLKNKAASTAPNVSDLLASSLLHKESPKTDKTLKKLSMQTPADDYKYNVEAQGEIDGDDEEAYKQIFAEARNMLWQLLFGESSLTTENSKKAAELLELYKSDACFYCPWDYNDWIPTVRDELLKRKYFDFWQDVIVKKELGLCWARDSDYFDDMEDKRPMEFYKVGEDYIKQQKK from the coding sequence ATGTTCTCTTCTCTTTTGCGTTTTAAACaaacgaaattatttgttgaattttatcagcatttcaaaataaaccaaacaatTGAACCAGTGAGACCGGCAGCAATATTAATTGGACGAATAATGGCTACAAAAGTAGATGCAGAATTTGCAAATTTCGAGGCAAAAATCTCCCTCAACAATCCAGTGACGGATTATGTCAAATTGATGGATGATAAAATGAAAGCTGACGTAATAATGCCCAATGATGTGTATGATGAATGCTGGAAAAAAATTTCGGCCGCTACTCGGGAGGCGGTATGGAAATTGTTATTCGAAGCTGGTGAGAATACTGTACAAAAAGAGCAATTGGAAAAGGCAGCGGAATTATTGAAAATGCACAAAGAGGACGCATGTTTTTATCAAGCCTCCGACTATAATAGTTGGATTGTGGGTGTAAGAGATGAACTGTTAAAACGTAAAATGTtggaattttggaaaaatgttgtaGTACAAAAAGAATTAGGTCCCTGCTGGGCTAGAGATTCTGATCTTTtcgatgatgttgatgatccAGAACCGgctaatttttataagtttgcAGACTGTGAAGCACCCTGGTTGAAAAATAAAGCTGCATCAACAGCTCCTAATGTATCTGACCTATTGGCTTCATCACTCCTCCATAAGGAATCACCAAAAACTGATAAAACTTTAAAGAAGCTAAGCATGCAGACTCCCGCCGATGATTATAAATATAATGTTGAAGCTCAGGGAGAAATTGATGGTGATGATGAGGAGGCCTATAAGCAAATATTTGCCGAAGCTAGAAATATGTTATGGCAGCTGCTTTTTGGAGAAAGCTCTTTGACAACAGAGAATAGTAAGAAAGCCGCTGAGCTTTTAGAGCTATATAAAAGTGATGCATGTTTCTATTGTCCTTGGGATTACAATGATTGGATTCCCACCGTAAGAGATGagcttttgaaaagaaaatatttcgaCTTCTGGCAAGATGTAATAGTGAAGAAAGAATTGGGTTTATGCTGGGCTCGTGATTCGGATTATTTCGATGATATGGAAGATAAAAGACCTATGGAATTTTATAAAGTTGGAGAAGAttatataaaacagcaaaagaaatag
- the LOC111689406 gene encoding uncharacterized protein LOC111689406 codes for METSINKKFNNLNLNNSKELMDSTGVPFINPNLKQISTQTPLEDYDHNMTAETDYEYVNDDEFEKYGFWYTFAQARNTVWKLLFDKTTLKEENFNKAAQLLEDYRCDAFMIMPRGYNLWIPTVKGELLKRNYFHFWQNVIVDKQLGLCNGIDAKFADDMLDGKDPEEFYKVAEDFIEQQ; via the coding sequence atggaGACttctattaataaaaaatttaataatttaaatttaaataattccaaGGAATTAATGGACTCGACAGGTGTTCCTTTTATTAACCCTAACTTAAAACAGATATCAACTCAAACACCACTAGAAGATTATGACCACAATATGACAGCTGAAACGGACTATGAATACGTTAATGATgatgaatttgaaaaatatggCTTTTGGTATACATTTGCCCAGGCTCGCAATACAGTATGGAAACTTTTATTTGACAAAACAAccttaaaagaagaaaactttaataaagcCGCTCAACTTTTAGAAGACTACAGATGCGATGCATTCATGATAATGCCAAGAGGTTATAATCTTTGGATACCCACTGTTAAAGGTgaacttttaaaaagaaattattttcatttttggcaaaatgttATAGTGGATAAACAATTGGGATTATGTAATGGCATAGATGCCAAATTTGCTGATGACATGTTGGATGGTAAAGATCCTgaagaattttataaagtaGCGGAGGATTTTATCGAACAACAGTAG